In the Acidobacteriota bacterium genome, CCCTTCGCCCATTACCTCCAGGGTGACTCCTTGCACGACGTCGGAGAGGGACCGCCCGTCGTGCAGCAGGGCCTCGTTGGCCCAGCTCAGCATGTTGATGAAGCCCGGCGCGACGACCAAGCCCGCGGCGTCGATCTCGAGCCGGCCGCGATGCGATTCCAGATCGCCGATGGCGGTGATGCGGTCGCCGTCGAGGGCGACGTCGGCGGTC is a window encoding:
- a CDS encoding D-aminoacylase codes for the protein MLERFIRTSAVGCVLFALAACRPVEHDVLIRGGTVIDGSGSPRTTADVALDGDRITAIGDLESHRGRLEIDAAGLVVAPGFINMLSWANEALLHDGRSLSDVVQGVTLEVMGEG